The Henckelia pumila isolate YLH828 chromosome 2, ASM3356847v2, whole genome shotgun sequence genome includes a window with the following:
- the LOC140880357 gene encoding protein STRUBBELIG-RECEPTOR FAMILY 6-like, with product MKTLEELAAVVLLISLLSCANAETDPSDASILNALYISLNSPPQLTKWSSNGGDPCGDSWMGITCAGSRVTEIKISGLGLSGNMGYQLDKLTSVTDFDISHNNLGNQIPYQLPPNLESLNLAGNSFTGGLPYSISLMTSLKYLDVSHNQIQGQVNLMFSSLTNLSTLDFSFNAMTDNLPESMQSLMSISNMYLQNNQFTGTIDVLANLPLKNLNIENNRFSGWIPQQLKSINLQSNGNSFDSGPAPPPPPGTPTASIPNPNYNSGGNSSSSSGGGSGSGGNKSGLGAGAVAGIIISILIVGAIIIFVVMKRRSRKSVTDIEKLGNQPFAPLTLQEVQDEKCVENSAKANTKYLETVPMINLKPPPVDLHKSEEDVVSLKPISPPKKVPTAPINAKSYSIADLQIATNSFSVENLLGEGTVGRVYRAQSNDGKALAVKKINSSALSNSEEFLNIVSDLSHLHHPNITELVGYCSEHGQHLLVYEFHKNGSLYEFLHLSDEYSKPLTWNTRVKIALGTARALEYLHEVCSPSVIHKNFKSANIILDMEFNPHLSDCGLASLVQEPDQASGYSAPEVALSGQYTIKSDIYSFGVVMLELLSGRKPFDSSRARSEQSLVRWATPQLHDIDALSKMVDPLLRGLYPVKSLSRFADVIALCVQPEPEFRPPMSEVVQALVRLVQRANMSRRTTGKDAARNEKGEDSDDNNS from the exons ATGAAAACGTTGGAGGAGTTAGCAGCGGTGGTGTTGCTCATTAGCCTTCTGAGTTGTGCAAATGCAGAAACAGATCCATCTGATG CTTCTATTCTCAATGCGTTGTACATCAGTTTAAATTCACCACCACAACTTACCAAATGGAGCTCGAATGGTGGGGATCCTTGTGGAGATTCCTGGATGGGTATTACTTGCGCAGGCTCAAGAGTGACCGAAAT AAAGATATCTGGGTTAGGACTCTCTGGAAATATGGGATACCAGCTAGATAAATTGACCTCTGTTACTGACTT TGATATAAGTCACAACAATCTTGGAAATCAAATTCCTTATCAACTTCCTCCGAACTTGGAAAGCCT AAACCTTGCTGGCAACAGCTTCACTGGTGGCCTTCCCTATTCCATATCACTGATGACTTCTCTTAAATACCT TGATGTGAGTCACAATCAAATTCAGGGCCAGGTGAATCTCATGTTCAGCTCACTTACTAATCTGTCTACATT GGATTTCTCTTTCAATGCCATGACTGACAATCTTCCTGAAAGTATGCAGTCGCTGATGAGTATATCTAATAT GTATTTGCAAAATAATCAATTTACGGGAACCATCGATGTGCTTGCTAATCTTCCTCTCAAGAATCT aAATATAGAAAACAACCGTTTCAGTGGATGGATCCCACAACAATTGAAAAGCATAAATCTCCA atcaaatggCAACTCATTTGACTCTGGACCTGCGCCTCCACCTCCACCAGGCACTCCTACTGCCAGCATTCCCAACCCAAATTACAATTCTGGAGGAAATAGTAGCTCATCTTCTGGGGGTGGCAGTGGAAGTGGCGGAAACAAATCTGGTTTGGGAGCTGGAGCTGTGGCTGGGATTATTATATCCATTCTTATTGTAGGAGCAATAATAATATTTGTTGTTATGAAAAGACGATCCAGAAAGTCAGTCACTGACATTGAGAAGCTCGGCAATCAGCCGTTCGCCCCTCTTACTTTGCAAGAAGTGCAAG ATGAAAAATGTGTTGAAAATTCAGCAAAAGCCAACACAAAATATTTAGAAACTGTTCCCATGATTAATCTCAAGCCGCCTCCTGTTGATCTTCACAAGTCTGAGGAAGATGTTGTATCATTGAAGCCTATTAGTCCCCCGAAGAAGGTTCCTACAGCTCCAATAAATGCTAAATCGTATTCAATAGCAGACCTACAGATAGCTACAAATAGTTTCAGTGTTGAAAATCTTCTTGGTGAGGGAACAGTTGGGCGTGTTTATCGGGCTCAGTCGAATGACGGAAAG GCTCTTGCTGTGAAGAAAATAAATTCATCTGCTCTGTCCAATTCTGAAGAATTTCTGAACATCGTTTCGGATCTCTCACATTTGCATCATCCAAATATAACCGAGCTGGTAGGGTATTGCTCAGAGCATGGACAACACCTGCTAGTTTACGAGTTCCATAAAAATGGATCCCTGTATGAATTTCTGCACCTCTCTGATGAATATAGTAAACCATTGACATGGAATACTCGAGTCAAGATTGCGTTAGGGACTGCACGAGCATTGGA GTACCTACACGAAGTTTGCTCACCTTCAGTTatccataaaaattttaaatcggCAAACATTATACTCGACATGGAGTTCAATCCTCACCTGTCAGATTGTGGTTTAGCTAGCCTTGTCCAAGAACCAGATCAG GCATCTGGCTACAGTGCACCAGAGGTTGCCTTGTCTGGCCAATATACCATAAAGAGTGACATATACAGTTTTGGGGTCGTGATGTTGGAACTTCTTAGTGGTCGTAAACCTTTTGACAG CTCAAGGGCAAGATCTGAGCAATCTTTAGTTCGATGGGCAACACCTCAGCTTCATGATATTGACGCGCTGTCTAAGATGGTTGATCCCCTTCTAAGAGGGCTTTATCCTGTCAAATCTCTCTCACGTTTCGCGGATGTAATTGCCCTTTGTGTTCAG CCGGAGCCAGAGTTCAGGCCACCAATGTCAGAAGTTGTTCAGGCATTGGTGCGGTTAGTACAACGAGCAAACATGAGTAGAAGAACCACAGGAAAAGATGCAGCTCGGAATGAAAAAGGTGAAGATAGCGATGACAATAATTCTTAA
- the LOC140879583 gene encoding 26S proteasome regulatory subunit 7A, producing MAPEPEDEIKDEKNPRPLDEDDIALLKTYGLGPYSTSIKKVEKEIKDMAKKINDLCGIKESDTGLAAPSQWDLVSDKQMMQEEQPLQVARCTKIISPNTEDAKYVINVKQIAKFVVGLGDKVSPTDIEEGMRVGVDRNKYQIQIPLPPKIDPSVTMMTVEEKPDVTYNDVGGCKEQIEKMREVVELPMLHPEKFVKLGIDPPKGVLCYGPPGTGKTLLARAVANRTDACFIRVIGSELVQKYVGEGARMVRELFQMARSKKACIVFFDEVDAIGGARFDDGVGGDNEVQRTMLEIVNQLDGFDARGNIKVLMATNRPDTLDPALLRPGRLDRKVEFGLPDLESRTQIFKIHTRTMNCERDIRFELLARLCPNSTGADIRSVCTEAGMYAIRARRKTVTEKDFLDAVNKVIKGYQKFSATPKYMVYN from the exons ATGGCACCGGAGCCTGAAGATGAGATCAAGGACGAGAAGAACCCTAGGCCACTCGATGAAGATGATATTGCCCTCCTCAAAACCTAT GGTTTGGGACCTTATTCTACAAGCATAAAGAAAGTTGAAAAGGAAATCAAGGACATGGCAAAGAAGATTAATGATTTATGCG GTATCAAGGAATCTGACACTGGTTTAGCTGCTCCCAGCCAGTGGGATCTTGTATCTGATAAGCAAATGATGCAGGAGGAACAACCTCTTCAG GTTGCAAGATGCACAAAGATAATTAGTCCAAATACTGAAGATGCAAAGTATGTTATAAACGTCAAGCAAATTGCAAAA TTTGTTGTTGGCTTGGGCGATAAGGTTTCACCTACTGATATTGAAGAAGGAATGCGTGTTGG TGTTGACAGAAATAAATACCAAATTCAGATTCCATTGCCTCCGAAAATTGACCCAAGTGTTACAATGATGACAGTTGAAGAAAAACCAGATGTTACGTATAATGATGTTGGAGGATGTAAAGAGCAGATTGAAAAGATGCGAGAG GTGGTTGAGCTACCCATGCTTCATCCTGAGAAATTTGTTAAGCTGGGGATCGATCCTCCAAAAGGCGTTCTGTGCTATGGTCCTCCGGGTACAGGTAAAACTCTACTAGCCAGAGCTGTAGCTAacagaaccgatgcatgttttATTCGTGTGATTGGAAGTGAGCTTGTTCAGAAATATGTTGGTGAGGGGGCTCGGATGGTCCGTGAACTCTTTCAG ATGGCTCGCTCTAAAAAAGCTTGCATTGTTTTTTTCGATGAAGTGGATGCCATTGGGGGTGCACGGTTCGATGATGGAGTGGGTGGAGATAATGAGGTTCAGCGCACCATGCTTGAAATTGTGAATCAGCTTGATGGATTTGATGCCCGTGGCAATATTAAAGTTCTAATGGCAACCAATAG ACCTGATACACTTGATCCAGCACTATTACGTCCCGGGCGGCTGGATCGCAAAGTGGAGTTTGGACTACCTGATCTAGAAAGTAggactcaaatatttaagatTCATACTCGCACAATGAACTGTGAGAGGGACATTCGGTTTGAACTTCTTGCACGTCTTTGCCCAAATTCGACTG GAGCCGACATTAGAAGTGTGTGCACTGAAGCGGGAATGTATGCTATTAGAGCAAGAAGGAAAACTGTCACAGAAAAAGATTTCTTGGATGCTGTCAACAAAGTCATCAAAGGCTATCAGAAATTTAGCGCCACACCAAAGTACATGGTTTACAACTGA
- the LOC140882655 gene encoding uncharacterized protein C23H3.12c isoform X2 — MRAKLVVFPIRGRSWCFSRTIDPSKPGAQSPNTPSTFRELYSVLFSSNPSSANGFQSSQAFKVELVVDFVANKMNVGWINLEKAPQGSIKNKIHGFGLKLLSRVKPSEIFFKSIPKEIDSVEITYPSSMNPRVVRRRLRHIAFRGSVIHKQYFYQSAILLPLTSVFMVLPLPNVLFFWTLFRTYSHWRASQGSEKLLHLVTESVENVRVPESSTTISDKESEDSTISSWVFQPSAELEKLLDHKDGDSEGLDDCTISKICQKFYLNTADVVKYRNSM; from the exons GAAGAAGCTGGTGCTTCAGTCGAACGATTGACCCTTCAAAGCCCGGCGCTCAGTCTCCCAACACTCCTTCCACGTTCAGAGAACTCTACAGCGTACTTTTCTCCTCGAACCCATCTTCTGCGAACGGCTTTCAATCCTCTCAGGCGTTTAAAGTTGAACTTGTGGTTGATTTTGTCGCAAACAAG ATGAATGTTGGTTGGATTAATCTGGAGAAGGCACCTCAAGGGTCTATAAAGAACAAGATTCATGG ATTTGGATTAAAGCTGTTGTCACGAGTGAAGCCATCGGAAATCTTCTTCAAATCTATTCCCAAGGAGATTGACAGTGTGGAAATCACATACCCATCAAG TATGAATCCGCGAGTTGTCCGCCGAAGATTACGACACATAGCTTTCAG GGGCTCGGTTATTCATAAGCAATACTTTTACCAATCGGCCATCTTGCTGCCACTGACATCAGTTTTCATG GTTCTTCCCTTGCCTAACGTCCTATTCTTTTGGACCTTGTTCCGCACTTACTCCCACTGGAGAGCTTCACAG GGAAGTGAGAAGCTCCTGCATTTGGTCACCGAGTCCGTTGAGAATGTGAGAGTGCCAGAGAGttcaacaacaatttccgacaaAGAAAGCGAAGATTCTACTATTTCTTCATGG GTTTTTCAACCATCAGCGGAACTTGAAAAGCTTCTTGATCATAAAGATGGTGACAGTGAAGGTCTCGATGACTGTACCATATCAAAAATTTGCCAGAAATTTTACTTGAACACTGCAGATGTTGTTAAATATCGAAATTCAATGTAG
- the LOC140882655 gene encoding uncharacterized protein isoform X1, translating into MRAKLVVFPIRGRSWCFSRTIDPSKPGAQSPNTPSTFRELYSVLFSSNPSSANGFQSSQAFKVELVVDFVANKMNVGWINLEKAPQGSIKNKIHGFGLKLLSRVKPSEIFFKSIPKEIDSVEITYPSRCLFVSVEAGLHIIFSLKNHSMNPRVVRRRLRHIAFRGSVIHKQYFYQSAILLPLTSVFMVLPLPNVLFFWTLFRTYSHWRASQGSEKLLHLVTESVENVRVPESSTTISDKESEDSTISSWVFQPSAELEKLLDHKDGDSEGLDDCTISKICQKFYLNTADVVKYRNSM; encoded by the exons GAAGAAGCTGGTGCTTCAGTCGAACGATTGACCCTTCAAAGCCCGGCGCTCAGTCTCCCAACACTCCTTCCACGTTCAGAGAACTCTACAGCGTACTTTTCTCCTCGAACCCATCTTCTGCGAACGGCTTTCAATCCTCTCAGGCGTTTAAAGTTGAACTTGTGGTTGATTTTGTCGCAAACAAG ATGAATGTTGGTTGGATTAATCTGGAGAAGGCACCTCAAGGGTCTATAAAGAACAAGATTCATGG ATTTGGATTAAAGCTGTTGTCACGAGTGAAGCCATCGGAAATCTTCTTCAAATCTATTCCCAAGGAGATTGACAGTGTGGAAATCACATACCCATCAAG ATGCTTGTTTGTTTCAGTCGAGGCAGGTCTTCACATTATTTTCTCTTTGAAAAATCACAGTATGAATCCGCGAGTTGTCCGCCGAAGATTACGACACATAGCTTTCAG GGGCTCGGTTATTCATAAGCAATACTTTTACCAATCGGCCATCTTGCTGCCACTGACATCAGTTTTCATG GTTCTTCCCTTGCCTAACGTCCTATTCTTTTGGACCTTGTTCCGCACTTACTCCCACTGGAGAGCTTCACAG GGAAGTGAGAAGCTCCTGCATTTGGTCACCGAGTCCGTTGAGAATGTGAGAGTGCCAGAGAGttcaacaacaatttccgacaaAGAAAGCGAAGATTCTACTATTTCTTCATGG GTTTTTCAACCATCAGCGGAACTTGAAAAGCTTCTTGATCATAAAGATGGTGACAGTGAAGGTCTCGATGACTGTACCATATCAAAAATTTGCCAGAAATTTTACTTGAACACTGCAGATGTTGTTAAATATCGAAATTCAATGTAG